The Sparus aurata chromosome 10, fSpaAur1.1, whole genome shotgun sequence genome includes the window AAAAGATTTGGTTATGTCACCACAAATAAGGTTGGAACTATCCCAATGTCTCAttagaaatattttattttgttgcaacAAATAAGGTTTGAAATATCCCAACATCTTGTTCAAAatgctgtgttttgtctttACAAATGCGACTGGAAATATCCCAACGTCACCAGAAACAGCCCCCACCACAACACTGTACTGGATGAGTAACGTATGTCTCTAACTCAATTGTACGTTTTGTGTTTTCCCAGGAGAAACCTCTGTGAATGGTCCAACAGAGACCGTCTACGCCTTCGCTGGCGAGGATGTCGTTCTTCCCTGCAGTTTCAAGGTCACTTCAAACAACGACTTTCCAACGGTGGAGTGGTCCAAGGAGGGCCTGCAGCCGAACGTCGTCTTCTTGTACCGGGACGGCTGCGAGACTTACGAGATGAAGCATCCGGCCTTCCACTACCGGACGAGCTTCATCACCAAAGAAATGAAGAACAGGAACATCTCTTTAAGGATCTCTAACGTCCAGCTGTCTGATGCAGGGAAGTACCGGTGCATGAGGCTCTGGAAGAATGCCCCACGGGACATTACGACAGTGGAGCTTGTTGTGGGTACGTCCGGTCTAgtctaaatctaaaaaaaatctaaaatgttcCATCACGGAGCAGGGCCCTTCTGTAAATGCTGCCAAGGTCTGAAAGTTTGGTCCTTTCCCAATTTGGCCTGATTCATTCAGGCCTGAGCTCGATCAGACGATTATTGAGTTACACTGTACAGGTGTGGATCACACCTAGGAGCTATAGTATGCATCAAAGATTTCATTACCTGTACAAACTCTCAGGTGTGGCTCCATTCTTCACTCAGTTATCTTGTTCTCAGTTTTTTCCTGGAGCTAAGAAATGCTGCCAAGGAATGTGATGAAATCAAGACTTAGAACCACTTTTACAACTCTTTGGGTGCGGTGCCTTTAAACAGTTAGTTATTAACTTAATTCCATGTGGGTGGAAACTGTTTTTCCAGTTTCCACTGTGTGAatgaaaagctgtttttcattGAATATCAAACTTGCCGATCTTGTTTAAGATTGTTCTCCCACATCGCTCAGAGAGCCTCTGGAAGGTAAATAGTTGTGTTACGCTTGTTTTCATAGGTGCTGTCTCAGAGCCAAAACTCTCAGTGGTGCCATCTGAGAGCGGAGGAGTGACTCTTCACTGTGAGGCCACCTGCTGGCTGCCGGAGCCCGAGATCCAGTTCCTGGATCATCAGGGAAACAACATCACTGCTGATAATGAGAATAGAACTCAAGACGCGAGTGGATGTTACACTGTGACACGAAGAGTGACTCTCCAGGATGCTACCCACAGGTTCACCTTTACTTCTTCATTCAAACTTAGATTAATATTCTACAAGAGGCCTTTTGTAGCTCCATCTTTAAAACTTAGTTGTCCTTTATCTTATAAAACATATCCAAGAAGGTTTGGTTTCAGTCCCTCATCTGAGACCTTTAGTTCATCAGCATCATTTATCTCTAATCCCGCGCAAAACCATGGAAAGAGGCGATGCAGTCTGGATGCAGCCTCTGGATTTTAGGCGTTAGCAGTGAGTGTAGAACAAAATGCAGCACGCCCTCATTCTTAAACCACTGAATAGGTCAGTTGCTAGTGACTGCCAACCCTGCTCTAGACCAGGGCCGGCAATTCCTGGGCTAAAGTCCGGGTGAGCCCTCTTCAAAATGTACTTGTGTAAAAGTTTTCTTAACTAAGAAGTATCTGACACTTTTAGTCGGAGGCATAAGTGCGAGTGTTAATGGGTGCAGTTTATTTTCCCCAGAAGAAACTCTACAGTCGCACAAATATAGGTTGAATCATGAGTCATGTTGTTGAAATTTCAGTGACTCAACCAACTGTAACACTTGTTCTCCCATTAGCAAACATAACATCTATGATTCACTAACGGCaagcttgttttcatcacaggGTCACCTGCAGTGTCCACCAGCCAGAGATCAAccagaccagagacacacagatacacatacCAGGTACACCACAGCTTAAACAACACACCTGTACAGACTGGATcacgaaaaacaaaacaagaaagtCACCATGTCAAGTGTTATAGTAGAGtttaattattatgttatatgtTTTTATCAAAGGTCCTGTTTGTAGGAGAAGTTGATTTGAGAGTAATTTCTTACACTTTGGGATTTTcctacaaataggacctttgaTATATGTTGTAACACTTTTAATGTTCCCAGGGTTGtaacatgtgatgtgatgacAAGGTTTTCCAGTTATTCTCTGGATAATAACAAGCTGAGATTACATGTTAAGTTTAAATATATGACTGAAATGCATCAAACTCCACTAAGTCTCTTATCCACGGACATGGGAAGACCTTAGTTTTATAGAATTGCCCGCAGTAGAAAAGCAGAATGAAATCTGCCGCTGACAACAGATAATGTGgtgtccatgtgtgttgtaAATCTACGTTTATGTCATTTCAGTCGACTGCATGAAGCCCTGGTCTGTATCCACTTATATCGCTGTTGGAGAGGCCATATTACTTCTGTTAGTGTTGTCATGTGGCTTAACTGTCTTGGTAAAGACGAGATGCAGAAAATCTGGTAAGTCAGTATCACTGAGACAGTACTGCCACAGAAACTCGCCTCCCAGCTAGCATAACAATACTGACAAACATACTGTAATAACACAAGAGTCCCAGATGGGTCGGGAACAATCAGCCAAAAATCACATACAAATCAACACATTCTTAGCATCGAACTTCATGTCAGAACAATCTTTATTATCACAGCACAGTCTTGatgtctgtgttattttctaattgttttgtgttgttttgacaCCAGAGTTGTCCTTGAATACAATTCTGCCAGTACTTTTTCTCTGCTGATTGTAGAAACGTGTCGAAACTTGGCCACAATTTAAGCAGAGTGCACAGTTTTATTTAGCACTCAGCAGGAACGTGGTTTACAGCAAGTCTGTACAGTCACGAGAGTATTTAAAAACCCTCAGAGATAACAGTTAGGGCGGATCGAGAAAAGAGTACGTAAATGTTCTGGCATGAGGCCGACTGAAAGTCATGCACTAGGCGTATTAGGTCACAGATCAGGAAGCAGGTCTGTTGAATCTCAAACCCTGCCGTCATCCATCTCCTCATACCTAAAATAAACATTCTCAATATTTAACCAGACATTCTTTAGATATGCCGAAGAGTGTTCTAGTGGGAGAAATCACTTTTAAAACTTGTGAagttaatgtttaaaataattttcCTCGAGTGCAATATGAGGTGTGCCTCTCAACATTcagacttttaatgtgaaacagtGGCAGgaagtatttattttaatgaacaACCATCATTCCTGCACGCATTTCTAACCACTGCATTGATTTAATAGGCCAAGACAAACAAGATGGCAAACATTACATTTCCTGTAAATACTTTCAAAGTACACCTAAGtttatgaaaatatgtttttaatttactgTATATAAAACAAGGATTGTCATTCCGGCACCCTTTCTTTAAGATTGCCGTGATTTATTTTGTGACGGAAACGtcgacttttaaaaaaaaaaaaaatcattctgtGTCCTCCTTTTCAAGAATCATTCCAGGACATTTTTACAATTTgggcattatttttgttttgaactCTCTTGAACCTAAATTATCTTTTAGTAAAAGACAAATGTGAAACTAAAGatgcttttctttatttttttttgtactcaCACAGAAAAGGGACCAAATTTCCTGATGAGTAGGCAGTCGTCAGATCAGAGTACAGTGAGTACCGTGAATGGTTCCTGTGAAGATCAACCCTTCCTGCAGAGTGTCAGGGTTGACAACGACAAAATTGGGAAGCTGAAACGAGAAATTGCTGACCTCAAGTCAAAGCTTCGTGAGAAGGAAGAGACCATCCAACAACTACAGAACAACAACCCTCCAATAAGTCCTGTTGTTTTCCAGCTTGGCTCGCAAACAATGTTCTTAAGTCATGCAGCTTCAGCCAACAGCAACCACCCAGAACCTGGAAACGTACTGCAGACTCGGGGTCCAAAACCTCGCCTCTCACGACAAAACAGTACCCAGGAACCCGACCGGCCGAAGCAACGGAACCGTATCAACAGCAGCCCTGCTATCTTTAGGTTTGATGATGTGGTTCCGTCTGCTCCTTCCTCATCCAACGCTTCAAAGAAAAAGCTTGGACGTTCCAATAGTGACCGTGTTGCCTGTCCTGGTCCGAAAGTTCCCAAGACTCAGCGTCGACATTCCTCATCGTCAAGCTACAATCACCACTACACACCCATGGCAGGCTTACCCGAGGAAACCGAGCTGTTAATATCTCCAGAAAAGAGCACACCGTTTAACACAAAGATGTAGAAGGTTACGTCTGGGATTTTTCGATCCTTAACATAGAAAGAAAACTTTCTGCACAGCCAAATGCTTCTAGCAGTAAGTAATGAACAGATCTGATCAATTCTTGTATTACATAAGCTTTCCCTTTCCTTTATCCCTGTTATATATGTCTCAGAACAGCTCAGGTATAAAGTTTAAAGCTACCGCTTCTTCCTTTTAGAACAAAGCAGCTCCTCGCTCGTCACTACAGCATCATTCTCAATGTCTAACTTTAaagttttcttcttcattttaattattcaaCTTTGGAGGTGCTAGTAGACACTGTGTTTGCTTTGTATAGAGCCAagctaggtttttttttccatttttctagtcttcatgctaagctaagctaaatcGGTGCTACCTCCAGCTACATATTTAAGGGTACAGACAACATTTCCTTCAAGCATAGCAAGAGatttttaaacaatattttattttttgctttttttaaaaaaaaatctccttttcTCTGACTTTTCAAATTGTCGTTCCGACTCGACATGTTTAACTTGTTCAATGGAATTTTCCCAGTTGGTTAAACATTTTGACTCCAATTATTCCGACACCCCATGAACTCACCAttcaattcaataaaaaaaacttaatttgtCTCTGGGGGGCAATTAAGAGACACAAACAATTCCTCACATTTAGTATTTGATGTGTAGCTCATAATTAGCCAGCTTGTGCTAACTAGCTACCTTATGCTATATTTCTAAAATGCAAGATTACAGCACAGTTTTCAGGACAATTGATTCACtacagaaaatacttttttacatGATAATCACAGGAATAAGTCATTTGTGGATTTAACAAATGGAGACTAAAGTCGTGTTAGCAGACCAAAGCTAACTGGCCTTTAGCTACAATCTAGAATCTAAAATGGGTACAGCTGATCTGAGAGCAGCTCTTTAAACTGTCTGTAATGATGCACTTGTGTCTTTTATTTAAATTACTGGTGAAAGTCTGACTTTAGAAGACTTCTGATGAGACGGTTCTGCAATAATTCACATCAAGCTTCATGTAAGAGATCCTGTCCTTTACAGAAGGACTTCACACCTGCAGGTCGTTACACAGCGACTTCATGGACGGCATGTTTTTATGAAAATGACACTGCAGGTTACGTTGCACAACCAGGACGGAGGGTAAAAGTTTGTGTTCCGGGAAGCATTTAAAATTTttaactgatttatttattcatgtttgtgCAAATATCTGAATTTCTGTAAATCTCTTCATGTGTTGACCACATGAGCTTTAATGTAAATTATGAATGTATATTGTAATGTGATACAATAAGAGGTTAGGGGTTAGGAAACTTTTATTTAGAATTGCTTTGTATTTATGATAAAGTATTAATTCTTTATTTaatctttgttatttttcatatgAATTCTGTAAATATGGCTTAGATTATTGTAtgcttttctcctgtttttatgtTAACTACATGAAATAAAGCActctcacttttttaaaaaaatgctcacTTTATTCACACAATACTGGACTTAGACCTGAAACACATAAGGAGCTCCCCCTAGTGATTTAATTATAACACTGCAGTTATTTGTGATTCAATCCTGGATCAAGTAAAAGTTCATATTATAGCTTAAATATGAAAAGTAAGAGCACTCAGAGCAGTAAACTGTTCCCTGACAGTGTTTAACCATCATATCTGATGTTTATGATTAATATTACGGCTGCATTTATGTGTATGTTGATTTTGGGgggtttaatttttaattttaaccTGAGACAACATTTTGCTTGTGGTCTGGTAAAGTTTATATGGAGTTTATTAGGGTTAGTAAATATAATGTATTTGCccccacaaacacggctggaaatttcTTGatatctcattaaaaacacccagttttgcTGCCACAAATATTGTTGGAAGTGTCCCTCTTCAGAAGGAACATGATGAAGTGCCCTTCCGGAGAACAACATGTAGTGAATTGTTCTCTGTACCTtaagcagaaaataaatgacatgaagGAAGAAGATGTTTTCAATGAAATCAAGGTGTTCCACTCTTCCTACATTGTTCCAAACAACAATGTGCTCGCTCTGCTAAGGTGCCTTAAAGTCAACAAAGTGAACAGTTTTCCCTATCCTGACCAAGCTCCTCAAAATATATGTTACATTGCAAGTGACAACTGCTTCAGTGGCACAGTCAGTGAAGCAGAGCCCGGCTCAGGAAGCTATTTGTGGAAGACAGACTCCCAGATCTTATGCTGCTCTCCACTGAGAGATGCTGGTCACAGATTTTGGCTCTAATGATTAACATTTCTGTGAAACCGGACATGAGCAGCCACATTATAAACCTGagcaaactcaaacacaagtGTCCTCTGAAACCATGCTCAGGGTTCATCATATCAGTCTTTGAATATGCAGCACTGCCCGACTGGACCACAGTATATTACAGTAATATAAGCTATACTGCAACACAGCATCAACCGAGCAGCATTCAGCTGAGATAACAACAGCGCTCTCTACAACACTGAGTGAAGCCTGACTGATAaaagcttctcttctgtcagtgAGCTGTAGTTCAAGGTCTGAACTGTGGGAGGCAGCAAAGTGTCGATCTAGTCCAAGAACACCAGATGAAAAGCCAGAGTTGCCAACTCTGCTCATTCTAAGCAATCTTTGGCTTGTTTCTCAAAATGAATTGCGACTTTGGGCTTTTCCCCCGTGTGTTGGGGGAACTAGTTGAAAACTAGTAATCCTATCTTGTCATGCTGTAGGAGTCATCTACAACACATTTCTTGAAACTCACATCCTCCAAGTTGGACAAAACATGATGTGTTAGAGAGATCTGTATTGCTCCAGCAAGTTGAATACTGCAGCCATCTGACAAAAACAAGTAGTGAAATTCCTCATTAGTAATAACATATGAACTGATATCTGCTTGTATTGTTGCTGCTGTAGTTAAACTATTTGTAAGCAGGACAAACTTACCTTGTTGTGCTTAAGATGGAGTGCAACAGTtgtgctgtttactttctgtttccAGAACTTTTTGTCTGCTAAATGTGAAGTGTGGCTGCTTTGGGGGAAAACTAATCTTAAAGCTGCATTCAGTGTCTGAGGGGATTTTTCCATGCTGGGAATTCAGTGCACATGACAGATTGTTAATTAGGACTCCAAAGAGAGTTTTTGAAACAGATAATGAATTGTGACATGTActtgtttttttcaagtgaTATAAAGACTAACACTCCTTGTCTTTATGGCACACGGTTGCCTGTCCctgatgtaatgtgatgaatAAGATCTGAATATGAATGCAGTTAGGTTCAGGGCCGTAGCCAGGATATTTTTAGACATGTGTGTTTTGACAGGATCAATATTCACTTAGGAAATGATATCAGTGCAGCACACAGATGAAAACTGGACTCAAATTCCCACAGAAGGTGGTAAGTAACAAATTCGACTGAAATGTTATAAACGTATTTCATTGCTGAAATTAACTTTATGACATgagtaacactttataataagcaatattaattatttattacaatattttttttaccatttacaaAGTAACATCAATTGTTACTTTCCATAAAGAATTGCTAATAgtttataacacacacacaaaaaaaatggtaTTTCAGCGATTATCTCTCACATTTtatatacaaaagaaaaacattgtattaCACAGCATATACTGAATACATTTCGTGGATACGTCACCAAAGAAGTTCTTATATGGtaaatgtatttctatttctgctcAAAATGTTCCTGACCGTGActatattaaatgttttacgAAGTTATTTCATTGCAAAGTTCAGCCCAGAAGTCAAAACATCGTAATGCAGTATATAACTGTTGGACATCGTTACAGTGGAATAAGAAATGTAGATAATATTTGGTACACAGAATCAAGCATATTTACAATGTGTCCGCCATCTTTCTGTATGTTTAAACAAATGACTCATCAGATTAGAGAACCAGAATGTTTGTGGCTGGTTCAGTGCAcgcatcattttttttaaaactatgtAGGCGTCCTGCATTACTGGCAAAGAGATGATTAAAGAAGATAAATGAAGAAATAAGAATATTAGCCTCTTTCCATTCATATTGGGCAGCAAAcaggctcttcttcttcttcttcttcttcttcttcttcagtatTGATCAGACGCTCTCTTAACATCAGCTCGAGCTGCAGGAAAACCAGAGCAGAGAAAGTCTGAAGTCAGTTTAAGAATTTAATTCcaccctttttttctgttttcagtcttgCATGACTTTGTTTCACTTCCTGCTTGCTGTGACAACCAGCTCTGCTCTGTTGGCCTTGTTCACCCTGTTAGCCACAAACTAGGACGGAGAGTAAAAGTTTGTGTTCcgggaaacattttaaattttcaacagatttatttattcatgtttgtgCAAAAATATCTGTTGAATTTCTGTAAATCTCTTCATGTGTTGACCACATGAGCTTTAATTTAAATTATGAATGTATACTGTAATGTGATACAATAAGAGGTTAGGGGTTAGGAGACTTTTATTTACAATTGCTTTGTATTTATGATAAAgtatgaattatttatttaatcttttcttGTAAACATGGCTTAGATTATTGTATGCTTTTCTAAATCGCTCCTGTTTTTATGTTCACTACATAAAATAAAGCACtctcactttttaaaaatgctcaCTTTATTCACACAATACTGGACTTAGACCTGAAACAGATAAAGAGCTCCCCCTAGTGATTTAATTATAACACTGCAGTTATTTGTGATTCAATCCTGGATCAAGTAAAAATTCATATTAGAGCTTAAATATGAAAAGCAAGAGCACTCAGAGCAGTAAACTGTTCCCTGACAGTGTTTAACCATCATATCTGATGTTTATGATTAATATTACGGCTGCATTTATGTGTATGTTGATTTTGGGGggtttaatttttcattttaacctGAGACAACATTTTGCTTGTGGTCTGGTAAAGTTTATATGGAGTTTATTGGGGTTGCTAAATATAATGTATTTGcccccacaaacacagctggaaatttcttgatgtctcattaaaaacacccagGTTTGTTGCCACAAATATTGTTAGAAGTGTCCCTCTCCAAAAGGCACATGATGAAGTGCCCTTCCGGAGGACAAAACGGaccacagtacagtacagtgctaTAGGCTATgctgcaaaacaacaacaactttacaACCGAGCAGCATTCAGCTGAGATAACAACAGCGCTCTTTTCAACACTGAGTGAAGCCTGACTGATAaaagcttctcttctgtcagtgAGCTGTAGTTCAATGTCTGAACTGTGGGAGGCAGCAAAGTGTCGATCTAGTCCAGGAACACCAGATGAAAAGCCAGAGTTGCCAAGTTTGCTAAATGTGAGGTGTGGCTGCTTAGGGGGAAACAAAACAGCTTCACTCAGTGCCTGAGGGGATTCTTCCATTCTGGGAATTCAGTGCACGTGACAGATGATGAGGTGATAATGAGATCATAGATcggtaatgataataatgataatgaggACTCCAAAGAGAGTTTGTGAAATAGATAATGAATTTGTCTTTATGGCACACGGTTGTCTGTCCCTGTTGTAATGTGATGAATAAGATCTAAATATGAATGCAGTTACGTTCAGAGCTGATCCAGGATATTTTTAGACATGTGTGTTTTAACAGGATCAATAATCACTTAGGAAATAATATCAGTGCAGCACACAGATGAAAACTGGACACAAGTTCCCACAGAAAGTGGTAAGTAACAAAtttgactgaaaataaacatatttctttGCTGAAAAGAACTTAATGACATGAGTTACACTTTATGATAAGCAACATTAATAAACATGAATTGATAGTTTACAAGTTAGTAATTTTACTTATGGcgtccaaataatgtttataaatgaactacacaatattttttttaccatttacaaAGTAACATCAATTGTGACTTTCCAtaaagaaagacacacacaacagtatttcagtaattatttcatttttattttagtatttcattaacatttttactgtttgcctgcttgttttatgttaatgtttgtttgttgttaaatcatttgttgttcaatgaaaaaaaaacagtctatTGATCCCTTTAATTTGATAACAGTAAGAAAGAATCTCAGGTTACATTTGATTATGATAAATACTCATTAAAATATATAActtttttcataatttaatgAATAATCAAGGTACATTCATTATGGTTTCTTGTCCCTCTTTGGACACTGTATTAAACAGTTCTTAAactcttctttcattcttttccttcactgggcgccggatggtttcagtcttttggaccttgtggttcgaTAAGCCAGCTTGGGGAGACAGTAAGACCAAACAGGAAGCTTCATGGTGACGGCAGAGTCAAATGTTAGAGAGTGGGCGGTGTTAAACGTTTAACTCCGCCCACATCGAGGTCTGCCGTCAGGGAGTAGTAGTAAGGTAAAGAAGGTAAAGCGATACATTAACATAATTATTTAGCACAGGTGATGACAGGACTCGTCATTCTGCTCTTCATCGAGCTGGTGGACGTATGTGGAGACTCAGGTGAGCGGAATCAAACTATTATAAGTGGATATTACTTTGTAGCTTAGgtgtaataacaacaaatgtataaatagaAAGTATACCTGCGCCAAATCAAACCACAGCATAATGTTGACCTGCATGTAGAATAAATACGTGAGAATACCGtcattatctttattatttgtcttattttcaaaggaaaataaagtaCGTTATGACGCAGCAGCTTCCGGGTTGATTTATCCTGCTGGCCATGAGCCAACAAAGTCAGATAACTCTCCGTCTCCGTGTCTTGAGTTGAATTTCCAGCATTATTTTAAGGCAAACAAGAGAAGAACCGATATGGACACAGTAAATAGTGTTGGTGGTAACCTGGAGGGTCTGTGAGCCGACTAATGAGGAAGTTAGCCGCAAGCTAGCTGGACCAAGAAGATTTGGTTTACTTCCATTTTTGTGTTAACATTATACCTTGAGGACAGTGAGATGCATTTCTCGGCTTTCTGGTGAACAAGCTATACAGGTTATACAAGtctttgtatcacaggttgatctgatCTTGGCGCTTCCCCCATTTTGTTCTGGCTGAATGTCAACacactctgcagactgtttgaccagcaggctgtatgacagtgtacagtctTCACATCCCCTgacttcagcttaataacgatgtatgcagCTGAGAACGATGAAAAAATTCCAATCATGGCCACTTTTCAAATGTAATATTTTCCCACTTTTTAACCCTTGCAGTGTTTCTGTGGCTTTCtccttgtctgtctctctgttgctcacctctgctgcatgtctctgttaacatgaatgaatgaattgaatgaataaacatgaatgaatttaatgaaaatgaacCATCTCTCTATTATCATCCAAACTTTCCTTTTAGTGTGAAtcaatgaattgaattaaatgtAGGTGtactatttctatttctatttctctACTATCGGACAATTGTTCTGCAAGGCCTTCATCAGGATCCTGCACAGctgagaggggggaggggggcagaaagagagagtgagttgTGGCTAACACTCCAAAATCAAAAAGATATTTTACATGAGAAGTTGGATTTTCTAATTGTACATGAGAAAATTGATTTTCTCATAcaaaaatgttatatattatatatttaatttgtgtatcACTAGATGAAACAACTATCAACGTCCTGCAGAGCCACTGCATCAGGGTCATGACATGAAATGTGACTATTATTGTTGTAAGGTCTGGCTCAGATTAAACCCTttataaaacatgaatgaatacagcaaaacaaagacatttaacCCTGTTGGCTCTATTGAATGTTCTTCTATTTTCCTCTCGCCTGGTCTCTTTGTGTATGAATTCTTATAAATTCTCAAAGTGTGAGgtacaatcaaatgttttacatatctttttttttttaaaacaacctGCGATTTAAGATTATGGATGCTGTGTTgtccagtggcggttctagaccaattttaataggggggccaggttggggccggcttttttgtaaggtaGATAAAAGGATAattccctcattcagacaaaacagtgtttacaaattcagcaattttgattgggtagtaaactgctgagacactttatttctgcctttcccttcaaaacaaaatcatggcaagaaatctgtcattgtgttattaatgcagactccctgtcaggggggccacaggggggtccagactcggagttacgggggcactggcccctgttggcccccccgcagaaccgcccctggtgtTGTCATATGAAAAATTTAAATGACCAAATATAAAATTGATATGACCAAATATagaagggaaaataaaaaaattgaaaaataatttcacacatatggtaaacacagaaaattattatgcagttgtttttaaatgttatataGCTGTTCTTTAAGGTCTTGGGGATTAGGGGAAAAGTAATCAAGGCTCCTTCATCTCAGGCCCATTTACTGGTCTCAACTTGTATTAAATGGTAATTTACACATTATTTATTAGGATTTATGCGAGATTTCGTGATAAATGGTTTTCACACATACTGTGTAGCCTGCAGTTTAATTTTACAGCTGGTACACACGTTTGTTTTCACTCTGGTCCAAATGCAGCACCATTGACGGAGCGTCATGTTTCCATGACCACTGACAGGGAAATGACGTGCGGTACGTAGTGTCactttacttttaaatagtaattagttatagttacttctcccaaaaagtgaGTTAGTAACGTaattactccaatataaaaataaataagggacaaCCGTCCTGTCCCCCCCGGACGGCttggtaacttttttttttggccctttttgtgtgtgaaacgatttccaaataatttgactcgaatgtgaatttagtttgatgcatgtttttgagtgatacgaatacatagaaaaaaatattattcaacaattcatttttttgtgctaaataaaagatatttttaacagaaatctgtcctgcttaacttgacagaaggaaataaatattcatttatttaacagaactgtcctgcttaactgaaaacagtataaaattacagaaaacaatagaaagttgttactttcttactgatatatagttcatgtgtagtatatcaactgcctgtgcagtacaaattatgcacatcacatccatctatggactgtttgaact containing:
- the LOC115589799 gene encoding butyrophilin subfamily 3 member A2-like, which encodes MYHRVLLAASLLSACSGETSVNGPTETVYAFAGEDVVLPCSFKVTSNNDFPTVEWSKEGLQPNVVFLYRDGCETYEMKHPAFHYRTSFITKEMKNRNISLRISNVQLSDAGKYRCMRLWKNAPRDITTVELVVGAVSEPKLSVVPSESGGVTLHCEATCWLPEPEIQFLDHQGNNITADNENRTQDASGCYTVTRRVTLQDATHRVTCSVHQPEINQTRDTQIHIPVDCMKPWSVSTYIAVGEAILLLLVLSCGLTVLVKTRCRKSEKGPNFLMSRQSSDQSTVSTVNGSCEDQPFLQSVRVDNDKIGKLKREIADLKSKLREKEETIQQLQNNNPPISPVVFQLGSQTMFLSHAASANSNHPEPGNVLQTRGPKPRLSRQNSTQEPDRPKQRNRINSSPAIFRFDDVVPSAPSSSNASKKKLGRSNSDRVACPGPKVPKTQRRHSSSSSYNHHYTPMAGLPEETELLISPEKSTPFNTKM